One Cellulomonas sp. WB94 genomic window, GACCTGACGACATACCGCCTTATCGGCTGATCAGGGGCTGTCCTGAACGTTGCCCACCCCCCGACAAGGCCAGCGTCGTCAGAGCGAGGGCAGGACCTGCGCGCGCACCTGCTTGCGCAGGATCTTCCCGAGCATCGAGCGTGGGGTGTCCTCGATCTGCACGATCCGGCGCGGGACCTTGTAGGCCGCGAGCTGGGCGCGGCAGTGGGCCCTCAGCGCCTCCTCGTCGAGCGGGGAGCCTGGTTCGAGCTCGACCGCGGCCACGACCATCTCGCCACCGCGCTCGAGCGGCTTGCCGAAGACGGCGGCGTCGACGACGGACGGGTGCATGCGCAGCACGGCCTCGACCTCCGAGGGCGCGACGTTGAAGCCGCCGGTGATGATCAGCTCCTTGACGCGGTCCACGATCGTGGTGAACCCGTCGGCGTCGACGGTCACGACGTCGCCGGTGCGCAACCAGCCGTCGGGCAGCAGGGACTTCGCGGTCTCCTCGGGGTTGTTCCAGTACCCCTGGAACACCTGGGGACCCTTCAGCAGCAGCTCGCCCGGTTCGCCCTGGGCGACCTCGACGGTGGGGTCGTCCTGGTTGACGACCTTCATCAGGGTCGACGGGAACGGCACGCCGATCGTGCCGGTACGGCGCGTCGGGTGGAACGGGTTGCCGAGAGCGACCGGGGAGGACTCGGTCATGCCGTAGCCCTCGACGAGCAGCCCGCCCGACATCGACTCCCACAGCTCCACGACGTGGTCGGGGAGGTTCATCGCGCCGGAGATGCAGAACTTGCACGACTTCAGGGAGATGCCCCGCTGCTTCGCGGCCATCGCGGTGCGCTCGTAGATCGGCGGGACCGCGCAGTACACCGTCGCGGGCGACTTCTTCATGGCGTCGAGGATCATGTCGGGGTCGAACTTGGGGAAGAGAACGAGCAGCGCCTGCTTGCGGATGCCGTACGTCAGGTAGAGCGTCATGCCGAAGGCATGGAACATCGGGAGGATCGCGTAGAAGATCTCCTTGCGGTACTCCGCACCGTGCATCCAGGCCTCGCCCTGAAGGGCGTTGGAGTACAGGTTGTAGTGCGTGAGCATGGCCCCCTTGGGGTTGCCGGTGGTCCCCGAGGTGTACTGGATGGCGGCCAGGTCGTCGACCGATGGACGCGGGTGCTCGGTGTCGATACGACCGTGGCTCAGCAGCTTCTCCCACGGGATCGTCCCGGGCGCCGGCCCGGTGAGCGCCTCACGCGACTCGCGCAGGCTCCGCACCGGTAGGTGCAGGGCGAGGCGCTTGACCGTCGGGAACGCCCTGAGCAGGTTGACCGAGACGATGTGGTCGATCGCGACGTCGGCCGGGAAGGCACGGACGGCCGCGACCGACTTGTCCCAGGCGATCACCACGCGGGCCTGGTGGTCCTCGAACTGGTGGCGCAGCTCGCGCGACGTGTACAGCGGGTTGTGCTCCACGACGACGGCACCGAGGCGCAGCACGGCGTAGAAGGCGACGACGTGCTGGGGGCAGTTCGGCAGGATGAGCGCCACGCGGTCACCCGCGCGCACCCCGAGGCCGCGCAGCCCCTCGGCCGCCCGGTCGATCTGGTCGCCCAGCTCGGTGTACGTCGTGCGACGCCCGAAGAACTCCAGGGCCGGGTGGTTGCCCGCCTCGACCACAGACTTCTCCACCATCGCGACGAGCGACTGCGTCGGGAGGTCGATCTCGGCCGGCACACCCGGCTGGTAGTTCTTGACCCAGGGCTGCTGGTCGGTGTTCGCCATGGGGACATCCTGCCGTGAACATGCCGCCCGCACGGCACAACGCTGCGGAGCGTCAGCCCGGTGCCACGGGGACACCCGCCGCAGCCTCGCGGGCGATGAACGCGTTCAGCTCGGCGATCGTCGTCATGATCGGCGACGGGAAGACCACTGTCGTGTTCTTGTCGACGCCGATCTCGACCAGGCTCTGCAGGTTGCGCAGCTGCAACGCAAGCGGGTGGGCCATCATGACGTCCGAGGCCTCCCCGAGCGCTGCTGCGGCGAGGTGCTCACCCTCGGCGTTGATGATCTTCGCCCGCTTCTCCCGTTCGGCCTCGGCCTGCTTGGCCATGGCCCGCTTCATGCTGTCGGGGAGCTGGATGTCCTTCAGCTCGACCAGGGTGACCTCGACGCCCCAGGCGAGCGTGATGACGTCGAGGTTCTCGCGGATGTCGAGGTTGATCCGGTCGGTCTCGGACAACGTCTCGTCGAGGGTGTGCTGACCGACGACCTTGCGCAGCGTGGTCTGGGCGATCTGGTCGATGGCCGCGCTCACGTTCTCGATCGCGACGACCGACTTCACCGGGTCGATCACGCGGAAGTAGGCGACCGCGGCCACCCCGACGCTGACGTTGTCCCGGGTGATGATGCCCTGGGACTGGATCGGCAGCGTGACGATCCGCAGCGACACCCGATGGAGCACGTCGACCACCGGGATGATCAGCCGAAAACCTGGTTCGAGCGTGCGTTGCACCCGACCGAACCGGAACAGGACACCCCGCTCGTACTGCTTGATGATCCGCACCGCCATCGCGAAGACCAGCAGGACGAGGGCGAGGACACCACCCCAGATGTACACCGCGGCCACCTCCACTTCTTATCGTCCACCTTCGGCCCGAACCTGCAGCGGCAG contains:
- a CDS encoding long-chain-fatty-acid--CoA ligase, which produces MANTDQQPWVKNYQPGVPAEIDLPTQSLVAMVEKSVVEAGNHPALEFFGRRTTYTELGDQIDRAAEGLRGLGVRAGDRVALILPNCPQHVVAFYAVLRLGAVVVEHNPLYTSRELRHQFEDHQARVVIAWDKSVAAVRAFPADVAIDHIVSVNLLRAFPTVKRLALHLPVRSLRESREALTGPAPGTIPWEKLLSHGRIDTEHPRPSVDDLAAIQYTSGTTGNPKGAMLTHYNLYSNALQGEAWMHGAEYRKEIFYAILPMFHAFGMTLYLTYGIRKQALLVLFPKFDPDMILDAMKKSPATVYCAVPPIYERTAMAAKQRGISLKSCKFCISGAMNLPDHVVELWESMSGGLLVEGYGMTESSPVALGNPFHPTRRTGTIGVPFPSTLMKVVNQDDPTVEVAQGEPGELLLKGPQVFQGYWNNPEETAKSLLPDGWLRTGDVVTVDADGFTTIVDRVKELIITGGFNVAPSEVEAVLRMHPSVVDAAVFGKPLERGGEMVVAAVELEPGSPLDEEALRAHCRAQLAAYKVPRRIVQIEDTPRSMLGKILRKQVRAQVLPSL
- a CDS encoding slipin family protein; protein product: MEVAAVYIWGGVLALVLLVFAMAVRIIKQYERGVLFRFGRVQRTLEPGFRLIIPVVDVLHRVSLRIVTLPIQSQGIITRDNVSVGVAAVAYFRVIDPVKSVVAIENVSAAIDQIAQTTLRKVVGQHTLDETLSETDRINLDIRENLDVITLAWGVEVTLVELKDIQLPDSMKRAMAKQAEAEREKRAKIINAEGEHLAAAALGEASDVMMAHPLALQLRNLQSLVEIGVDKNTTVVFPSPIMTTIAELNAFIAREAAAGVPVAPG